The following proteins are co-located in the Xyrauchen texanus isolate HMW12.3.18 chromosome 41, RBS_HiC_50CHRs, whole genome shotgun sequence genome:
- the LOC127634473 gene encoding carboxypeptidase B-like — MKVLLLLGLVAVALCEPTRFVGEKVLRLNPALDEHVSVIKELGRKVKVDFWRPDSAEVVTVGKKVDIHVPAAQLDMVFTILQQSGMEVEVLIDDLQTAVEAQMNHKRATKAHEYTKYNNWATINDWVISITSANPDLLSRQVIGNSYEGRPMHLVKIGKNTGSNKPAIFMDCGFHAREWISPAFCQWFINEAVSTYGSDAEMTNLLDNMDFFVLPVFNVDGYEYSWTNDRMWRKTRSKNSGSNCVGTDPNRNFDAGWCTVGASSNPCSETYCGSQPESEIESKNLANFIRTNKSIIKAYITIHSYSQLLLFPYSYKYDLTADHSVLLSVGQGAISALRTLYGTEYDVGPGASTIYPAAGGSDDWAYDLGVKYSYTFELRDTGHYGFLLPESEIKPTCEETMLAVKYITSHVLNNLY, encoded by the exons ATGAAGGTCCTTTTGCTCTTGGGATTGGTGGCCGTCGCTCTCTGTGAGCCGACCAGATTTGTGGG AGAGAAAGTCCTCCGTTTAAATCCTGCACTTGACGAACACGTTTCAGTCATCAAGGAACTGGGCCGCAAGGTCAAG GTGGATTTCTGGAGGCCCGACAGCGCTGAGGTTGTGACCGTTGGCAAGAAAGTTGACATTCATGTTCCTGCTGCCCAGCTTGACATGGTCTTCACCATTTTACAGCAGAGTGGCATGGAGGTTGA GGTCTTGATTGATGACCTTCAGACTGCTGTAGAGGCTCAGATGAACCACAAGAGGGCGACAAAGGCCCATGAATACACTAAGTACAACAACTGGGCCACG ATCAACGACTGGGTTATTTCCATTACCTCTGCCAATCCTGATCTGCTCAGCAGGCAGGTGATCGGAAACAGTTACGAGGGACGCCCCATGCACCTGGTGAAG ATTGGAAAGAATACAGGCTCTAATAAACCAGCCATCTTCATGGACTGTGGCTTCCATGCCAGAGAGTGGATCAGTCCTGCTTTCTGCCAGTGGTTCATAAATGAG GCTGTTTCCACCTACGGAAGTGATGCTGAGATGACCAACCTTCTGGATAATATGGACTTCTTCGTTCTGCCCGTCTTCAACGTTGATGGCTATGAATACAGCTGGACCAAT GACAGGATGTGGAGGAAGACTAGATCCAAGAACAGTGGCTCCAACTGTGTGGGTACTGACCCCAACAGGAACTTTGATGCTGGATGGTGCA CCGTTGGAGCTTCCAGTAACCCCTGTAGTGAAACCTACTGTGGAAGCCAGCCAGAGTCTGAGATTGAGTCCAAGAATTTGGCCAATTTCATCCGCACCAACAAGTCCATCATCAAGGCCTACATTACCATCCATTCATATTCCCAACTGCTGCTTTTCCCATATTCCTACAAATATGACCTGACTGCTGACCACTCAGTGTtg TTGAGCGTAGGTCAAGGAGCTATTTCAGCCCTGCGTACCCTGTATGGAACCGAATATGACGTTGGACCTGGAGCTTCTACTATCT ACCCTGCTGCTGGTGGCTCTGATGACTGGGCGTATGACCTAGGTGTGAAGTACTCATACACCTTTGAGCTGCGTGACACCGGTCACTACGGTTTCCTGCTGCCTGAATCCGAGATCAAGCCCACCTGTGAGGAGACCATGCTGGCTGTCAAATACATCACTAGCCATGTGCTCAATAACCTGTACTGA
- the LOC127634474 gene encoding type-1 angiotensin II receptor A-like encodes MENKTSGISEYLHVNCSMSGRHSFIFNFIPVVYGCNFVIGIIGNSLVVAVIYRYMKLKAIANVFVLNLAVSDLTFLITLPMWATFTAMGYHWPFGAFLCKASAGLVIFNLYTSIFFLTALSIDRYLAIVHPVRFRRQRTLLYAHLTCVLIWVFALLLSLPTALSRDVYNIGNSKVCAVWHGSKRIHLIVTLSILKSVLGFLVPFLVIITCYCLIGQALLGSRGLLRKNIRSREEETLRMLAAAVLAFFVCWAPHQAFHFMELLAMLGVVENCQILDVIDTAMPFTICISYLNSCVNPILYGFVGHNFRKNLLSLLGCASVPTSGHLSTSLKNVHSHCTPGLLKPTRTTSTVKT; translated from the coding sequence atggaaaataaaACATCAGGAATAAGCGAATATCTCCATGTCAACTGCAGCATGTCTGGACGCCACAGTTTCATCTTCAACTTCATCCCTGTGGTGTATGGATGCAACTTTGTTATTGGGATCATTGGCAACAGCTTGGTGGTGGCGGTCATATACCGCTACATGAAGTTGAAGGCAATAGCGAACGTATTTGTGCTCAATCTAGCTGTGTCAGATCTCACCTTCCTTATAACGCTTCCAATGTGGGCCACTTTCACAGCAATGGGCTACCATTGGCCTTTTGGTGCCTTCCTATGCAAAGCAAGTGCTGGTTTGGTCATCTTCAACCTCTATACCAGTATATTCTTCCTCACCGCTCTTAGCATTGACCGATATCTTGCTATCGTACACCCGGTGCGTTTCAGACGCCAACGCACCCTACTCTATGCTCACCTCACTTGTGTACTCATTTGGGTGTTCGCTTTGCTTCTAAGTTTGCCCACGGCACTAAGCAGGGATGTGTACAACATTGGAAACTCTAAAGTGTGTGCTGTTTGGCATGGCAGTAAGCGGATCCACTTGATAGTTACACTTAGCATACTAAAGAGTGTGCTAGGCTTCCTTGTGCCTTTCCTCGTGATCATAACGTGCTATTGCCTCATCGGTCAGGCCCTGCTAGGATCTCGAGGTCTGTTGAGGAAAAACATTCGCTCTCGGGAAGAAGAGACACTACGTATGCTAGCTGCTGCAGTGCTAGCTTTCTTTGTTTGCTGGGCACCTCACCAGGCTTTCCACTTCATGGAGCTTCTAGCCATGCTCGGTGTGGTGGAAAACTGCCAAATACTGGATGTTATTGACACAGCCATGCCATTTACCATCTGCATCTCCTACTTGAACAGTTGTGTCAACCCCATTCTCTATGGCTTTGTTGGACACAACTTCCGCAAGAACCTGCTGAGCTTGCTGGGTTGTGCATCTGTTCCAACCAGTGGTCACCTTAGCACTAGCTTAAAGAATGTGCATTCCCATTGTACCCCTGGACTCCTCAAACCAACAAGGACCACATCTACTGTTAAGACGTAG